The following is a genomic window from Laspinema palackyanum D2c.
TTGCCGCTAATCCCCCAATCTATTGCTAGTATTGGTTTCTAGCGAACGAGTCGCACCCGCGTCTTAAGACCGGGGAGTAGTCAATAATGGTTTGCTTCGTTGTTGAGTACCGAGAAGTTATTGGCAATTCCTTTCAGAATGTGTCCCGATGCAAAGACAAATAATCGTTAAGCGATCGCCCCAAAAATCAAGACTCACAATAATAGCGATCGCATACCGCAAACCCTTTAGCAGATAGATAATTGAGGATATTGTGCTTCATCAGAACAAGTAATCGTGGTGACTTGACAATTAGCCAAAAACAGAGTTATAATTTTCCTACCAGATCGGTGATAAAACTTGAGTCGGTACGCAGTAACCCACAGTGAGGTTATCATTTTCTCTCGTTGGGTTGCGTTCCTTAACCCAAGCTAAAAGATCGGCGATCGCACTTTATGGAGATGAATGTTGATGCGATCGCCTAGATATTACGAATTATGGTAATGGTGATCGCCTTTAATAGATGATTTTTGAGGTGATCAGTGCATAACACATCATTGGTGTGGGCAAAAGCGTAGTCTTCTGGTGAAGAGTAAAATTTCTCTGGAACTCAATTAGTCCGTTAGCCGAAAACAGAGGACATAAATGTCGAAACTCAATGTTGATCAAAAGTCCATATTTGACTTATTGTCGCACAAAAAATCTGACTTCCTCATCCCTGATTACCAAAGACCATATGCTTGGGATGATCAACAATGTCAAACTCTTTGGGATGACTTATTTTTATTTTCTTTTCCCAATAATAATTGTGATGAATTCAACCGTGACGAAGAAGAATATTTTCTTGGATCAATAGTTACATTTAAAAATGAAAATGGGAAGTCAGAGGTGATTGACGGGCAACAGCGACTTACTACACTATTATTAATCCTTCGTGCCTTTTATGACAAATTTTCAAATATGCAGGACATAAATTCTAGGCGTACTAGGGAACGAATTGAGAAGTGTATATGGAAAACTGACACCTTTGGTAGCGCAGACAAATCACTATTAAAAATAGACTCCGAAGTAGCTACCGACAACGACAAAGATGAATTTCTTGACCTGCTAAGGACTGGCGATATAAAGGCTGGCGCCAAGAGTCAATACGTTCAAAATTACAAATTCTTTCAAAATAAAATAGAAGATTTTTTACAAGGTTTTGCTAGTTATTTCCCATATTTTCCTACTCGAATTTTAGACAACTGTATTCTTTTACCTATTGAGGCAGAGTCCCAAGATACGGCATTACGAATTTTTTCGACACTAAACGATCGGGGTCTTCCACTTTCAGATGCTGATATTTTTAAAGCCCAGTTTTATAAATACTTTAGCGACTCCAATAAGAAAGATGAATTTATCAAGGACTGGAAAGAACTTGAGGAATTATCAAATACAGTGTTTCATCCAATAAGTGGTACACCAATGGATGATCTATTTTCTCGATATATGTATTTTCTGCGAGCAAAAGAAGGAAATAAAAGTTCAACTACGGAATCACTGCGAAAGTTTTATGAACGGAATAAATATCAATACTTAAAGAAAGAAAATACTATAGGTGATCTAAAAACACTGGCTATTTTTTGGAAAAGTATCATCCTTCAAGACAAAGGACGATTCTCGGATAGCATTCTTAAAAAACTGTTTGTACTACATTTTGCTCCAAATGGAATGTGGCAAAATATTACATCTGTCTATTTTTTGCAAAACAAGAACAGCGAAGGTCTTCTGGAGGAAAGCGCTTTTGGCACTTTCCTTGATCGAATTACGGCTTTTATATTTGCATACGCAATAACTAATCCTGGAGTAAATGCCCTTCGTACTCCTGTGTACGATGAAATGATTACCATTGTTAATGGGTCAATCGCTACTTTTTCAAAGTATAAGTTTAATGAGACTCAATCTCGCGCTCAATTTGAAAATTATACATTTACGAACAAAAGGTCAATTACACGCTCCATGATAACTTGGTATGCCCATTCTTTCCCAGAACAAAAACTCCTTGATTTGAAGCAAGGATTCGATATCGAACATATCTATTCGAGAAAGCGACAAGATATCGAAGGTGGTTTAAAAAACGAGAGCAATCTTGAATCCTTGGGGAATAAAATACTTCTGGAAGAAAGTATAAATATAAGAGCATCTGATTACCGATTTGAAGATAAGAAGAAAATATATAGTGGTATACAGCGTCGTGGGAAATGTAAAGACCCAAGCCAAATTCATGAAATTAACAATATTATTGAGTTGAAGGAGTTTGACGAAAACCAGGTGATTACAAGAAGTAAAAATATTCATGATCGTTTTTTTCAATTTTTAAATGAACAAGACCTGATTGAGGTTCAGCAGTGAATCGGCAATAAATATTCGCCTAACAAAGCGTTCACCTCACGGGGAAGTCGCGCACATGAATGCCGACATTATACCGAAGCAGATACGCTTATTAAAATTGTCTGTTTTTAGCCCAGATTAGGCAATCAAAAATGATTTATTTGCTTCGTTGATGAGTTCCGAGAAGCTATAGGCGACCGCTAAAGATTAATAATCAATAAGCGATCGCCTCCTTCAATCTCATCCCCACAACAAGCGATCGCCTTCTTCTTCTTGATTAAACTTGACCGATCGCTTTCACCGCAGCCAGATACCGCTCCTTCACATTTTCGTAGTCTAACTCCTCCGCAATTCCTTCCTGGCTACCGCGTTCAATCATATCGGCATGACGCTGTAGTGTGGTTCGGTCTGGTATTCGGTGAGTAAAAGGCGCGATCGCCGAGATCGCCTCTAACAAACGCATCGTCACCGCAACACTCGACTTTCCATACTGCCGAATCTGGTTGAAAGCCGCATCCGTCGCATCCGCAAACGAGATCGGTTCAGCGATGATCCGAAGCTGATTGTGGTCATCGTAGCGATAGGGAGAAGGAATTTCTCTTTGGGCTAAATGACAAAGAGCCGCGCTCAGTTGATCGATGCAGCGGATGGCAGTAAACG
Proteins encoded in this region:
- a CDS encoding DUF262 domain-containing protein, with protein sequence MSKLNVDQKSIFDLLSHKKSDFLIPDYQRPYAWDDQQCQTLWDDLFLFSFPNNNCDEFNRDEEEYFLGSIVTFKNENGKSEVIDGQQRLTTLLLILRAFYDKFSNMQDINSRRTRERIEKCIWKTDTFGSADKSLLKIDSEVATDNDKDEFLDLLRTGDIKAGAKSQYVQNYKFFQNKIEDFLQGFASYFPYFPTRILDNCILLPIEAESQDTALRIFSTLNDRGLPLSDADIFKAQFYKYFSDSNKKDEFIKDWKELEELSNTVFHPISGTPMDDLFSRYMYFLRAKEGNKSSTTESLRKFYERNKYQYLKKENTIGDLKTLAIFWKSIILQDKGRFSDSILKKLFVLHFAPNGMWQNITSVYFLQNKNSEGLLEESAFGTFLDRITAFIFAYAITNPGVNALRTPVYDEMITIVNGSIATFSKYKFNETQSRAQFENYTFTNKRSITRSMITWYAHSFPEQKLLDLKQGFDIEHIYSRKRQDIEGGLKNESNLESLGNKILLEESINIRASDYRFEDKKKIYSGIQRRGKCKDPSQIHEINNIIELKEFDENQVITRSKNIHDRFFQFLNEQDLIEVQQ